One Strix uralensis isolate ZFMK-TIS-50842 chromosome 9, bStrUra1, whole genome shotgun sequence DNA segment encodes these proteins:
- the LOC141946923 gene encoding uncharacterized protein LOC141946923: MGVLVLDMAGQRRGMSLPLLLSFAVLDVMLGTTATDVTVTMSPTFPTSSTPRKTTALLPTTAAPLPPSSPETSTPEVLSDAFTVSAATPRGSSPAASSIPAPQARGSAAHSTPGLPVDTMVQPDPPPKVLGLTSGIPDPALMATTPNCEETTIITSVGTSTALAVSSFGVETSMLPPPTSTLLPSTWVGTTLGTSTHQGPAMTMPLGSTSPGTGSASSPTAPAPTAASDEPLTTSDTMATPVTSTGIPGSTPIPSQLAGTTPDTSTLTAPETPGATTGTTTTDVTATVSSTFPTSLTSVETSTLLPTTNSTSTGTLPPSSPEMGASTLERSSTSSGISSASPPSAPAPTAASAEPLTTLADTTDTPVISTGVPGSNPAPSQSSRTTSRITPGISTMTMGLTPSTPTISGTVSTPADLPTTLPVCPTSTSNTSASYLFLSLRLTVPLDLGNTTVQELLLSQLRRYLQTAFPCAGLAVGWRGHRRT; this comes from the exons GGACCACCGCCACAGATGTGACAGTTACCATGTCCCCGACTTTCCCTACTTCCTCAACACCCAGAAAGACCACGGCACTGCTGCCCACCAccgcagcccccctccctccctccagccctgaaACCTCCACCCCAGAGGTACTGTCAGACGCCTTCACAGTCAGCGCTGCAACACCTCGGGGCAGCAGCCCGGCAGCCTCCAGCATCCCTGCACCGCAGGCAAGGGGCAGCGCAGCCCACAGCACTCCTGGGTTGCCTGTCGACACCATGGTGCAGCCTGACCCCCCCCCAAAAGTGCTGGGGCTCACCAGTGGCATCCCAGATCCAGCCCTCATGGCCACAACACCTAACTGCGAGGAGACGACCATCATCACGTCTGTGGGGACCAGCACGGCCCTGGCTGTCAGCTCATTTGGAGTCGAGACGAGCATGCTGCCTCCCCCCACCTCTACTCTTCTCCCCTCCACCTGGGTGGGCACCACACTTGGTACCAGCACCCACCAAGGGCCAGCCATGACCATGCCGCTGGGCAGCACATCCCCAGGGACCGGCAGCGCCTCTTCTCCCACTGCACCAGCACCGACAGCTGCTTCGGATGAGCCCTTGACAACATCAGACACCATGGCCACCCCCGTTACAAGCACAGGGATCCCGGGAAgcacccccatccccagccagCTGGCTGGGACCACTCCTGATACCTCCACTCTGACAGCACCTGAGACCCCCGGTGCCACCACGG GGACCACCACCACAGATGTGACAGCAACCGTGTCCTCAACTTTCCCTACCTCCCTGACATCTGTGGAGACCTCGACGCTGCTGCCCACCACCAACTCCACCTCCACAggcaccctccctccctccagccctgaaATGGGAGCCTCCACCCTGGAGAGGTCCAGCACATCCTCGGGGATCAGCAGCGCCTCACCTCCCTCTGCACCAGCACCGACAGCTGCTTCGGCTGAGCCCTTGACAACCCTGGCAGACACCACAGACACCCCTGTTATCAGCACAGGAGTCCCTGGGAGCAACCCCGCTCCCAGCCAGTCATCCAGGACCACGTCTAGGATCACCCCTGGCATCTCCACCATGACGATGGGGCTGACACCAAGCACCCCAACAATATCTGGGACCGTCAGCACCCCTGCAGACCTGCCAACAACGCTGCCGGTCTGCCCCACCTCCACGTCCAACACCA GTGCATCTTACCTCTTCCTGTCGCTGCGGCTAACAGTCCCCCTGGACCTGGGAAATACCACggtgcaggagctgctgttgTCCCAG CTCCGCAGGTACCTGCAGACAGCGTTCCCGTGTGCTGGCCTGGCGGTGGGGTGGCGAGGGCACAGGAGGACCTGA